Proteins co-encoded in one Thermochromatium tepidum ATCC 43061 genomic window:
- the groL gene encoding chaperonin GroEL (60 kDa chaperone family; promotes refolding of misfolded polypeptides especially under stressful conditions; forms two stacked rings of heptamers to form a barrel-shaped 14mer; ends can be capped by GroES; misfolded proteins enter the barrel where they are refolded when GroES binds): protein MSAKDVKFGGDARVRMLHGVDILANAVKVTLGPKGRNVVLEKSFGAPTVTKDGVSVAKEIELKDKFENMGAQMVKEVASKTSDVAGDGTTTATVLAQAMVREGLKAVAAGMNPMDLKRGIDKAVEAAVTELKALSKPCTESKAIAQVGTISANSDESIGNIIAEAMEKVGKEGVITVEEGNSLQNELDVVEGMQFDRGYLSPYFINNQQSQSAELDQPYILLHDKKISNIRDLLPVLEAVAKAGKPLLIIAEDVEGEALATLVVNNLRGILKVCAVKAPGFGDRRKAMLQDIAILTGATVISEELGLSLEKASLNDLGQAKKVQVGKDDTTIIDGAGSHEAIKARCDQIRAQIEETTSDYDREKLQERLAKLAGGVAVIKVGAATEIEMKEKKARVEDALHATRAAVEEGIVPGGGVALVRALNAIKDLKGANHDQDVGIAIARRAMEEPLRQIVANAGEEPSVVLHRVSEGSGSFGYNAATGEYGDMVEMGILDPTKVTRSALQNACSVAGLMITTEAMIADEPKDEAATTPGSGMGGDMGMM, encoded by the coding sequence ATGAGCGCAAAAGACGTGAAGTTCGGCGGGGATGCCCGTGTCCGGATGCTGCACGGCGTCGACATCCTGGCCAATGCGGTCAAGGTCACCCTGGGCCCGAAGGGTCGCAACGTGGTGCTGGAGAAGTCCTTCGGCGCCCCAACCGTCACCAAGGACGGCGTCTCGGTCGCCAAGGAAATCGAGCTCAAGGACAAGTTCGAGAACATGGGTGCCCAGATGGTCAAGGAGGTCGCCTCCAAGACCTCTGATGTCGCCGGTGACGGCACCACCACCGCGACCGTGCTGGCCCAGGCCATGGTCCGCGAGGGTCTGAAGGCGGTTGCCGCCGGCATGAACCCGATGGACCTGAAGCGCGGTATTGACAAGGCGGTCGAGGCCGCTGTGACCGAACTCAAGGCACTCTCTAAGCCCTGTACTGAAAGCAAGGCCATTGCCCAGGTCGGCACCATCTCGGCCAACTCCGACGAATCGATCGGCAACATCATCGCCGAGGCCATGGAGAAGGTCGGCAAGGAAGGCGTCATCACGGTCGAGGAAGGTAATTCACTGCAGAACGAACTGGATGTGGTCGAGGGCATGCAGTTCGACCGTGGCTATCTGTCGCCCTACTTCATCAACAACCAGCAGAGCCAGAGCGCTGAGCTGGATCAGCCCTACATCCTGCTCCACGACAAGAAGATCTCTAACATCCGTGACCTGCTCCCGGTGCTCGAGGCCGTGGCCAAGGCCGGCAAGCCGCTCCTGATCATTGCCGAGGACGTCGAGGGTGAGGCGCTCGCGACCCTGGTGGTCAACAACCTGCGCGGCATCCTCAAGGTCTGCGCGGTCAAGGCCCCGGGCTTTGGCGATCGGCGCAAGGCGATGCTGCAAGACATCGCCATCCTGACCGGTGCGACCGTGATCTCCGAGGAGCTTGGTCTGTCGCTGGAGAAGGCCAGCCTGAACGATCTGGGTCAGGCCAAGAAGGTCCAGGTCGGCAAGGACGACACCACCATCATCGATGGTGCGGGCTCGCACGAGGCCATCAAGGCCCGTTGTGACCAGATCCGGGCCCAGATCGAGGAGACGACCTCTGATTATGACCGCGAGAAGCTCCAGGAGCGGTTGGCCAAGCTCGCCGGTGGTGTGGCGGTGATCAAGGTCGGGGCGGCGACCGAGATCGAGATGAAGGAGAAGAAGGCGCGGGTCGAGGACGCCTTGCATGCCACCCGGGCGGCGGTCGAGGAGGGCATCGTGCCCGGCGGCGGTGTGGCCCTGGTGCGCGCACTCAATGCGATCAAGGACCTCAAGGGCGCCAACCACGATCAGGACGTCGGGATCGCCATCGCCCGGCGCGCCATGGAAGAGCCGCTGCGTCAGATCGTCGCCAACGCGGGCGAGGAGCCGTCGGTCGTGCTACACAGGGTTTCTGAGGGTTCGGGCAGCTTCGGCTATAACGCTGCCACCGGCGAATACGGCGACATGGTCGAGATGGGCATCCTGGATCCGACCAAGGTCACGCGCTCGGCGCTGCAAAACGCCTGCTCGGTCGCGGGCCTGATGATCACCACCGAGGCCATGATCGCCGACGAACCAAAGGACGAGGCAGCGACCACGCCGGGCAGCGGCATGGGCGGCGATATGGGCATGATGTAA
- the thiS gene encoding sulfur carrier protein ThiS: MQIILNGSPREIADGMRVSELVEYLELLGQRFAIEINAELIPRSRFAEHRLAPGDKVEIIQAVGGG; the protein is encoded by the coding sequence ATGCAAATCATTTTGAATGGATCCCCACGCGAGATTGCTGACGGCATGCGGGTGTCGGAGCTCGTCGAATATCTGGAACTCCTCGGTCAGCGCTTCGCTATCGAGATCAACGCCGAGCTGATCCCCCGCAGTCGTTTCGCCGAGCATCGGCTCGCCCCCGGCGACAAGGTCGAGATCATCCAGGCCGTCGGCGGCGGCTGA
- a CDS encoding thiazole synthase has product MATSNPAPDPLVIGSKAYRSRLLVGTGKYKDMDETARAIAASGAEIVTVAVRRTNIGQNSDEPNILDVLPPDRYTILPNTAGCYDVDTAVRTCRLARELLDGHNLVKLEVLGDEKTLFPDVMATLKAAEILVKEGFAVMVYTNDDPIVARELEAIGCVAVMPLAAPIGSGLGIRNPLNILTIVENARVPIIVDAGVGTASDAAEAMELGCDGVLMNTAIAAAKNPVLMASAMRKAVEAGREAFLAGRMPAKRFASASSPIEGLFF; this is encoded by the coding sequence ATGGCTACCTCCAACCCAGCTCCCGATCCGCTCGTCATCGGCAGCAAAGCGTACCGCTCGCGCCTCTTGGTCGGCACCGGCAAGTACAAGGACATGGACGAGACCGCGCGCGCCATCGCGGCCAGTGGTGCCGAGATCGTCACCGTCGCCGTGCGCCGCACCAATATCGGCCAGAACAGCGACGAGCCGAACATCCTCGACGTGCTGCCGCCGGATCGCTACACCATCCTGCCCAACACCGCTGGCTGCTATGACGTCGACACGGCGGTTCGTACCTGCCGGCTGGCGCGCGAGCTGCTCGACGGGCACAACCTGGTCAAACTCGAGGTGCTCGGCGACGAAAAGACCCTGTTCCCCGATGTCATGGCCACGCTCAAGGCCGCCGAGATCCTGGTCAAGGAGGGCTTTGCGGTCATGGTCTATACCAACGATGACCCCATCGTCGCACGTGAACTCGAGGCGATCGGTTGTGTGGCCGTGATGCCGCTGGCGGCCCCGATCGGCTCGGGTCTCGGTATCCGTAACCCGCTCAACATTTTGACCATCGTCGAGAACGCCCGGGTGCCAATCATCGTCGATGCGGGGGTGGGCACGGCCTCGGATGCGGCCGAGGCGATGGAGCTTGGTTGTGACGGCGTGCTCATGAATACCGCGATTGCCGCGGCCAAAAATCCAGTGCTCATGGCGAGCGCCATGCGCAAGGCGGTCGAGGCCGGACGCGAGGCCTTCCTGGCCGGACGGATGCCGGCCAAGCGCTTCGCCTCGGCGTCCTCGCCGATCGAAGGCTTGTTCTTTTGA
- the trmB gene encoding tRNA (guanosine(46)-N7)-methyltransferase TrmB, producing MTDGRPRRAIRSFVRREGRLTAAQGRAFTELWPRFGLDWTPGAPFDLAALFGNDRPVVLEIGFGNGESLATMAERDPERNWLGIEVHRPGIGHLLLEIERRGLSNLRLLCQDAVEVLRSGIVPGALDAVYLFFPDPWPKKRHHKRRILTQELVELLARAIRPGGIFHTATDWAPYAEQMLRVLEGAPHLFENTAGPGAYAPRPASRPPTKFERRGERLGHPVVDLVYRRR from the coding sequence GTGACCGACGGACGCCCGCGCCGCGCCATCCGGAGCTTTGTGCGGCGTGAGGGGCGCCTGACGGCCGCCCAGGGACGTGCCTTCACCGAACTCTGGCCCCGTTTCGGCCTGGATTGGACGCCGGGCGCACCGTTCGATCTGGCGGCACTGTTCGGTAATGACCGTCCGGTGGTACTGGAGATCGGCTTCGGCAATGGCGAGTCGCTGGCCACGATGGCCGAGCGCGATCCCGAGCGCAACTGGCTTGGGATCGAGGTCCACCGTCCGGGCATCGGGCATCTGTTGCTGGAGATCGAGCGGCGGGGGCTCTCCAATCTGCGTCTCCTGTGTCAGGACGCCGTCGAGGTACTACGTTCTGGGATCGTGCCGGGCGCGCTCGATGCCGTATACCTGTTCTTTCCCGACCCTTGGCCGAAGAAACGCCATCATAAACGCCGGATCCTGACTCAAGAACTGGTCGAGCTCCTGGCGCGTGCCATCCGTCCGGGCGGGATCTTCCATACCGCGACCGACTGGGCACCCTATGCCGAGCAGATGCTCAGGGTGCTCGAAGGCGCCCCGCATCTGTTTGAGAACACCGCCGGACCCGGCGCCTATGCACCTCGCCCCGCCAGCCGTCCGCCGACCAAGTTCGAGCGGCGCGGCGAGCGGCTCGGACATCCGGTCGTCGATCTCGTCTACCGGCGGCGCTGA
- the groES gene encoding co-chaperone GroES yields MNIRPLHDRVVVRRMEEERLSAGGIVIPDTAAEKPIQGEVIAVGNGKILENGSLRALDVKVGDRVLFGKYSGTEVKLEGKEFLVMREEDIMAVIEG; encoded by the coding sequence ATGAATATCCGTCCTCTGCACGACCGCGTCGTTGTCCGTCGCATGGAAGAGGAGCGCCTGAGCGCCGGCGGTATCGTGATACCGGATACTGCCGCCGAGAAGCCGATTCAAGGCGAGGTCATCGCCGTCGGCAACGGCAAGATCCTTGAGAACGGTAGCCTGCGTGCGCTCGACGTCAAGGTCGGGGACCGGGTGCTGTTCGGCAAGTACTCCGGTACTGAGGTCAAGCTCGAGGGCAAAGAATTCCTGGTGATGCGCGAGGAAGACATCATGGCGGTCATCGAGGGCTGA